The sequence TCTAGGGATGTGCAAATCTTAATAACAGTGTTTTGTAGAATATTATGAACAgagtttatataaatatatataaatctgAAATAAATGTGTTCATCATACAGCAATGGCTCTTGTTGTTTGATCCATTAAATAAAATGTCAGATACTGGAAATAGTGTTGTTATTATCTAATTCACATGTATTTTGATTTTCTCCTTAGGTATTACTTGGGTTTTAGTGTATCGTACCGAAAAGTACAAGAGGTTAAAGGCTGAAGTGGaaaaacaaagcaaaaaacGTAAGTGACATACTACTGTAATTGCTGCATGTAATGCTCTCCTGTAGATATTTTAATGCATTATCTTTTGCTTGTTTATTAgttgagaagaaaaaggaaaCCATCACAGAATCTGCAGGACGTCAACAGAAGAAAAAAATTGGTAAGTTGCCAGTAAACAATTTGACTGTAATAAGTTGCGTTTAACCAATGGTTGatacatttcaaataaaaacacactCTGCTCTTGAACTGGACACTGATGAGCGATCTATGACTCTGTGTATTACAGAAAGACAAGAAGAGAAGCTGAAGAACAACAACAGAGACTTGTCTATGGTGAGAGAAAATTCATTTGTTtgacagggtgtccgcggggtcttaaaaagtattaagagttgataaatcaatttagcgaaaaatgaaggctattaaaaagtattaattttcccaaggtattacattttgtagcttgttttcaattagTATATACATTTTCctaagaggttgtgttctacagtgtgcctgaatgtaatcatggcgtaggtgtgtcgtgtgattctgtggagtttatttatggcatcctgttggatttgacgtcatccgaacaggacatcgcacgctcactgcttgatagcgcgaaggtccgtttacgccggttgttaaacaacatcgttctggggaaatgcaagtttgcgttcaaatggttggaagataaggaggaaggacactcaatactgtatatagtcaatgtgaggtgaagtgtgtcgccaaggtaaccggttagaactcaaagtggcgatgaggtgttaaaacgtatggaaagggtcttaaaaggtgTTACATCTGACTttaggattcctgcatataccctggttAGAGCTAAATCCATTTATCGTCCTATAAAGGAGCCCATATGgggattttggttgttttgaaTGGAGTttagatatatatattagggctgtcagtcgattaaaatgtttaatcgcgattaatcgcatgattgtccatagttaattgcgattaatcgcaaattaatcacacatttttgatctgttctaaatgtaccttagaggaatatttttcaagtttttaatactcttatcaacatatgagtggacaaatatgctttatgctaatgtttattatcatttgaacaatgacaaatattctcatgaatattaaacacaacaacctgaacattacaaatattcgcctcaactcaacctggaacctctctcatacaataatacaatacaaagtgtgtgtgtgtgtgtgtgtgtgtgtgtgtgtgtgtgtgtgtgtgtgtgtgtgtgtgtgtgtgtgtgtgtgtgtgtgtgtgtgtgtgtgtgtgtgtgtgtgtgtgtgtgtgtgtgtgtgtgtgtgtgtgtgtgtgtgtgtgtgtgtgtgtgtgtgtgtgtgtgtgtgtgtgtgtgtgtgtgtgtgtgtgtgtgtgtgtgtgtgtgtgtgtgtgtgtgtgtgtgtgtgtgtgtgtgtgtgtgtgtgtgtgtgtgtgtgtgtgtgtgtgtgtgtgtgtgtgtgtgtgtgtgtgtgtgtgtgtgatcgttggtgctgacttttcgtacaatgtcccactgtctggcttcctgcataaagtcaagtgctcggcgaaatgtcgctcctcagTTTTCATTTAAACCGCTCCTTATAtgcgttagcgcagctagctagcaccagatgctaacaacaacaataatgcacgtaaggtctctctctcgctcgctcgggccacacacacacacaccctcccggtcctcccgatggccagtcggtgcctgccggtgagcgtggaagtgtggtctgccacaagcaggcagcaggagcggggctgtcagcatcagcttgtagatggtattttaaactcgatgcgctctgaagctacggggcggccgaggaaaaaaatacacatgcgttaatcgcgttaaaataattagtggcgttcattttttattaacgcgttaacttgacagccctaatatatatatatatatatattgatcagCAGTTTTTTTGACATATTTATATAGTATTACAGTTCACAAtatttattctacagtatttgATTTAGCATTCTGTTTTATCTTATTATATCTTATTTATTGATAGTTCTTTTTCGAGCAACTTACCTTAACCATTATGTCTATCACACtattatattgtactttttctatgtcttaaaggggacctatcatgcaaaatgcacttgttgatgtcttttatacataaatatgtgtccctggtgtgtcggggaactcacgtagcgtcagaaaataaaaccctctctcttttcctccgtacccaaatctctaaaaacggggctacaacagagctgatccagatttgcgtccacggccctatcagaaacgttgctatcagaaacaatgcccgactgttttggacgtaatatggtcggtgtttacattagcatcgctaacactcagagctaacttgtactggagagcatgtgtgtgaagaagcaggaaataaaacggaactcaccttgtggtataaccggcaagagagaaagcctttgagctccatactgtttcagaaataatccttgataatccatgatatggcgtttcatcaccgcagaATCTGCCGGTAGAAtttcccgcatgagctcagccccctccttttttttaatctttttttttttttttaagctttatgccccaaatcagcacttttgaaatagGAAGTgagatagagggatatgaggcatggctagaatgggtgatctgtttggtattttgagcaaaacacttcatagacatgttttttaatatattttcatataTCTGAGAgatatgctattgcctaaaaatagcatgataggtgacctttaagtttaTTGTATGTTTCACTGTTAGAATAGCCTGATATTTCATTTTTAATCTTGATCTAGATTAACTTTTACaggatgaataaaaaaaaaaagtattgtaaagtcaaatgtaatttgtCAGATGTccgttttgtgtttgttttgtagGTGCGGATGAAGTCCATGTTTGCCATTGGCTTCTGCTTTACCGCTCTGATGGGAATGTTCAACTCCATGTAAGTGTAACATATCATGATATCGATTTAATGTAACATTAAAGCCTTTTTGATTAAAAAAACGAAATAAAACAGAATTTCATATGGTGATAgcctacattttttttatgcCAAAATGGTTCAATTTCTTCAAACATGCTCTTGAGCTCTAATCTTTTttctcctcttttttgttttgttcagcTTTGATGGGAGAGTAGTGGCCAAGTTGCCATTCACGCCGCTGTCCTACATCCAGGGACTGTCGCACCGCAACCTGCTGGGCGAGGACTACACCGACTGCTCCTTCATCTTCCTCTACATCCTCTGCACCATGTCCATCAGACAGGTAACTGCTACACCTGGACAACATTTCTTTAGAGTGTAACAATGTCATTCGCATTTTTCAAATAAGTACGTAGCACTTTTAATGAGCAGCAGAAGGAGACATACAATTGGcagcctaaccccctaaacgcaccaggagcgtctgcgctgcggctgcgccacgctgcgactgcgacctcctcctgcgacctaacacaccaggcgcgtttcaaaacgttgcggaagcggagcgtcgtgtgtgtgcagcctcgcagttgttgttgattttggaatatttcctggacatttgtacttcaacaatattttgttgtgttgtagactacagacacagttaataataattgtaatattccagttataaactacatgaatcaaagatgtgttgctgtattttagtggtaaaaaaatatgcattcatcatcataattattgtatatatatatataattgacagtgcctgtaaaccggaggagaacgctggcatgtattctcctacttgaaagacggtggtgggggggaggagaaggagccggttttgggtacaccccctcaaccagcaaagcagacaacaaggtgattttcatcacttcctgcctgggCCGCGCTGCGCCgtgtcaaaaataggattcatcctatattttagaattccttgcggcgaggagcttctgggacgcttcgagcgcgtctggtggaacagcacccattgaccagagtggccgcgatctttgcgaacggcgcggccgtaacgcagcgcagacgctcctggtgcgtttagggggttatgctgcgttcacaccggacacgatgcgaatattcgcttcgctctaatcgctcgagtttcaccgcggctgccagctgtgtttactcgcatcattcaaacaagactcgctggctcgggagctaactccaacaaaatgaacatattttactgtgatttaattataatacacgtttctaaatgatgccgaagtaacaacatactgataccggttagtaaaaaccatgaattaatgctttgacaagtctgcagacagacggcaggcgaaaaacccttttaaaatgcgtgttttctgaatggagattgggttgaccaggctaagctaacgttgtatatgctccttccacactcacaacaacggcctacagacataactaaaccagcgactgtattcaccatgacacaggcagtctgtggtttgtacttgtttaacttttgtctagtttctgaacagatatgaggagctgtgagctctgtgtgctaactggttgaacgtcagtaacggcaggctgagatcctcaccgctgattggcttccACGAGAACGCGCCACGTGAATTTGACGCTCGAGTTTAAAAAATTGAACTCTGGCGTTTGACGCGGCACCGTTCAATCGCGTGATTCGCACCgcgtccaccgcttcatgctcgccgtcggagcgaattcgcgtctgtccgcatctctgcattgactttacatgtaatcgcgccgcccccaaacatcgcattgcgtccggtgtgaacgcagcattaggTGTGGGTGTTAATCCCCTTTTTAATAGCAGCTGGTACAGATCATCCAAACCTCATGATGATAAACCAGAGAAGAAAAAACAAGACAAACATCATATTCTGTCCTTGCAACAATCCACATAAGTGACCAACAGATTTACACATCAACAATACTAGAAAATGCATGCGAGTACATTAGGGCTGAGCTCGACTAAAGAGCATCACACTACGCCTGGTTAGTGTGTAGGTCTCTTTCTAGTCACTTTGTAATCCAAGCACTACTGCTTTTAACAACTTTATGTTCTACacagtagggctgtgcgattatggcaaaaatcataatcatgaTTAcattggtcaataattgatatcacgattattaaaaacggttATCCATTTacattgaaaacatccatttattgaaaaaaaatgtgaacaatgtttttaacagttgatttccttgaactttaagtataattcaactgaaaaaccaataaaaaaagaattaaaaaaatttaaaataataatcgttttatttcgattacgttgttttcgtaatcgttgcaagccaaaatcgagatttaaaatacgattaattgcacagccctactacaCCGTACTCGCCATGAACTGCTTATTTCTCTGGCCCCAGCCTCCGATGTAACCCTCTGACGTATTCAGTTCTTGGTTtttgtcatttttttttttccaaatgtGAACCAGAGAGAGCCGACCCCACCAGGCGGAAACACGAGAAACTGGTTTGCAAAAGGGCACTAGCGCCTGGAACCCGTGTGGTGGGAGAGGGGTTTGTGACGTCAGGGCTACCGGCCTGTCCTGAGTACTCCCCTGGCCAGCTGTGATGATCAGGGGTGGGAGGGGGCAGGTAGTGGTCTGCTTCTACCAGTGGAAATGGAAAGTGTGTGAGTGGGGGGGTGTCCAGGATGTCCAGCAGGCTGTCCATAAAAATGTTTTGTGTATGCATTCAATTGTATTTCTTAGGGAAGAAGGAC is a genomic window of Pseudochaenichthys georgianus chromosome 4, fPseGeo1.2, whole genome shotgun sequence containing:
- the tmco1 gene encoding calcium load-activated calcium channel; its protein translation is MSTMFADTILIVFISVCTALLAEGITWVLVYRTEKYKRLKAEVEKQSKKLEKKKETITESAGRQQKKKIERQEEKLKNNNRDLSMVRMKSMFAIGFCFTALMGMFNSIFDGRVVAKLPFTPLSYIQGLSHRNLLGEDYTDCSFIFLYILCTMSIRQNIQKMLGLAPSRAATKQAGGFLGPPPQAAKFS